One stretch of Rhodoflexus caldus DNA includes these proteins:
- a CDS encoding S8 family serine peptidase: MKQKLLLWLVILLTGITTSLHAQVKDRSGLDIPGQRLPEGTNKAALEEIQKRELARIEALKKRLDELVKIPEWKDKYGKHYTDGKLYNIIDLLPDGSPLMVSPNSNVGAARTTRANRLWTGGSLGLNLNGEGITFGVWEAFDNTPEGHQVAAVLPTHQELNGRVTIMDGATLSPVGRGSNHATHVAGTLAATGIVPEAKGMASAAQIHSYDVTNHVAEMATASANGMRISQHSYGAYIITHVPKEWGGYYDIFARWWDEVANNALTT, translated from the coding sequence ATGAAACAAAAGCTACTACTGTGGCTGGTTATCCTTTTAACGGGCATAACCACCTCGCTTCACGCACAAGTTAAGGACAGGTCGGGGTTAGACATCCCCGGGCAACGCCTGCCCGAAGGCACGAACAAAGCCGCGTTGGAAGAAATTCAAAAACGCGAACTGGCACGCATCGAAGCGCTGAAAAAGCGATTGGACGAACTGGTCAAAATTCCCGAATGGAAAGACAAGTACGGCAAACACTACACGGACGGCAAATTGTACAACATTATCGACCTGTTGCCCGACGGAAGTCCGCTGATGGTATCGCCTAATTCTAACGTAGGTGCAGCACGAACTACCCGCGCCAATCGCCTATGGACAGGCGGCAGTTTGGGGCTGAATCTGAACGGCGAAGGTATCACTTTCGGTGTTTGGGAAGCATTTGACAATACACCCGAGGGGCATCAGGTAGCAGCTGTTTTGCCTACTCATCAGGAACTTAACGGGCGGGTTACAATTATGGACGGCGCCACGCTTTCACCTGTCGGCAGAGGTTCAAACCATGCTACGCACGTAGCCGGTACGCTGGCTGCCACAGGCATTGTCCCCGAAGCCAAAGGGATGGCAAGTGCGGCACAAATTCATTCTTACGATGTTACGAATCATGTAGCTGAAATGGCTACCGCTTCTGCCAACGGCATGCGCATTTCTCAACACTCTTACGGTGCTTATATTATCACACACGTACCGAAAGAATGGGGCGGTTATTATGATATTTTTGCTCGGTGGTGGGATGAAGTTGCCAATAATGCCCTAACCACTTGA
- a CDS encoding ZIP family metal transporter yields the protein MIDDIVAFLAQLPPVTAAFLATCFTWLVTAAGASLVFFFRRMNRTVLDGMLGFTGGVMIAASFWSLLAPAIAMSEGTSKLLKVMPATIGFISGALFLFMLDKLLPHLHINFKETEGIKSPWQRTTLLVLAITLHNIPEGLAVGVLFGGVAAGIPEASVSGAVTLAIGIGLQNFPEGIAVAMPLRRMGMSRTKSFLYGQSSALVEPVAGVLGAFAVAFFTPILPYALSFAAGAMIFVVVEEVIPETQLDKNTDIATLGFISGFIVMMTLDVALG from the coding sequence ATGATTGACGATATTGTCGCTTTCCTTGCGCAACTGCCTCCCGTAACGGCTGCTTTTTTGGCTACATGTTTTACTTGGCTGGTAACGGCTGCGGGGGCTTCGTTGGTATTTTTCTTTCGCAGAATGAACCGCACCGTACTGGACGGGATGTTGGGCTTTACGGGTGGAGTGATGATTGCTGCCAGTTTTTGGAGTTTGCTTGCACCTGCCATAGCCATGAGCGAAGGCACCAGCAAACTACTGAAAGTCATGCCTGCTACCATTGGTTTCATTTCGGGTGCGCTGTTTTTGTTTATGCTGGACAAACTGCTGCCCCATTTGCACATCAACTTTAAAGAAACGGAAGGCATCAAATCACCGTGGCAGCGCACGACCCTGCTCGTATTGGCCATCACGCTGCATAATATTCCCGAAGGGCTGGCAGTTGGGGTACTTTTCGGCGGGGTAGCAGCAGGCATTCCTGAGGCAAGTGTTTCAGGGGCGGTTACACTTGCCATCGGTATTGGTTTGCAAAATTTTCCCGAAGGGATAGCGGTGGCTATGCCGCTGCGGCGCATGGGCATGAGCCGCACTAAAAGTTTCCTTTACGGACAATCTTCGGCACTTGTAGAGCCTGTGGCAGGCGTGCTGGGTGCATTTGCCGTAGCATTTTTTACTCCCATCCTCCCCTATGCGCTCTCCTTTGCCGCCGGTGCCATGATTTTCGTAGTTGTGGAAGAGGTAATTCCCGAAACACAATTGGATAAAAATACCGACATCGCAACGTTGGGTTTTATCTCCGGTTTTATTGTGATGATGACGCTCGATGTAGCACTGGGCTGA
- a CDS encoding SPFH domain-containing protein, which yields MGIFNFLSKQFIDIIEWLDDSRDTLVWRFDHANNEIKYGAKLIVRESQAALFINEGQLADVYGPGTHTLITQNMPILSTLKGWKYGFESPFKAEVYFVNTKVFTNWKWGTKNPITMRDPEIGPVRLRAFGTYSIRVSDPAKFVKELVGTNGQFRAEDVADNLRNMIVTRFTDIIGEAKIPVLDMAGNVNEFSNYIKEKIAHDFDTYGVEVVKVLVENISLPPEVEAMLDKRSSMGILGNLDQYTKFQAANAIEKAADNPAGGMGAGMGVGMGFGLGNQMMNNIVGNTAAPNPPPVPPTPPPVQFFVAVNGQQQGPFDMNQLTQMATNGQLTRESLVWMQGMSGWTQAGQVQALNSVFAAMPPPLPPM from the coding sequence ATGGGTATTTTCAATTTCCTCAGCAAGCAGTTTATTGATATCATAGAGTGGCTGGACGATAGCCGCGACACGCTCGTTTGGCGGTTTGACCATGCCAATAACGAAATTAAATACGGTGCAAAGCTGATTGTGCGCGAATCGCAGGCAGCTTTGTTTATTAATGAGGGACAGCTTGCCGATGTGTATGGCCCCGGAACGCATACACTCATCACACAAAATATGCCCATCCTGAGCACATTGAAAGGTTGGAAATACGGTTTTGAAAGTCCTTTCAAAGCCGAGGTATATTTCGTGAATACAAAAGTTTTTACCAACTGGAAGTGGGGGACAAAAAATCCCATTACGATGCGCGACCCCGAAATTGGGCCTGTGCGTCTGCGCGCTTTTGGCACCTATTCCATTCGGGTGAGCGACCCCGCCAAGTTTGTCAAGGAATTGGTAGGTACTAACGGTCAGTTTCGTGCCGAAGACGTTGCCGACAACCTCCGCAATATGATTGTTACGCGCTTTACCGATATTATCGGCGAAGCAAAAATTCCTGTGTTGGATATGGCGGGCAACGTTAATGAGTTTTCCAACTACATCAAAGAAAAAATCGCCCACGACTTTGATACTTACGGCGTGGAGGTGGTTAAGGTGTTGGTTGAAAATATCTCCCTGCCGCCGGAAGTAGAGGCTATGCTGGACAAACGCAGCAGTATGGGAATTTTGGGCAACTTAGACCAGTACACGAAGTTTCAGGCAGCTAATGCCATTGAAAAGGCGGCCGATAACCCTGCGGGAGGTATGGGTGCAGGTATGGGCGTTGGTATGGGCTTTGGCTTAGGCAATCAAATGATGAATAATATTGTCGGCAACACGGCTGCTCCCAATCCGCCACCGGTACCCCCGACACCGCCCCCTGTGCAGTTTTTTGTGGCTGTAAACGGTCAGCAGCAAGGGCCTTTTGACATGAACCAACTCACGCAGATGGCAACCAATGGGCAGCTTACCCGAGAGTCGTTGGTTTGGATGCAAGGCATGAGCGGATGGACACAGGCCGGACAGGTGCAGGCGCTCAATAGCGTATTTGCTGCTATGCCGCCGCCTCTTCCGCCTATGTAA
- a CDS encoding STAS/SEC14 domain-containing protein: protein MRSDGKNQVPDISFSNASGDVFYDEQADCVCITLTGYSEGEVYRALLNKAIELLKKYGTSKLLGDTSSSEVISVEDQDWSNNDWAKRAVEAGLRYNAIVLSEDIFGRLSIESIVDNAKVVKVKYFNNVAEAKEWLKTIT from the coding sequence ATGCGCTCCGATGGCAAAAACCAAGTACCGGATATCAGTTTCAGCAACGCCAGCGGCGATGTGTTTTATGACGAACAAGCCGATTGTGTATGTATCACACTGACAGGCTACTCAGAGGGTGAAGTATATCGAGCACTGCTTAATAAGGCTATTGAGTTGCTAAAAAAATACGGCACATCAAAACTGTTGGGAGATACGAGCAGTAGTGAGGTAATATCGGTAGAAGACCAAGACTGGTCTAATAACGATTGGGCAAAACGGGCTGTGGAGGCAGGTCTCCGATATAACGCCATTGTGCTTTCAGAGGATATTTTCGGCCGACTTTCCATCGAGTCTATCGTAGATAATGCCAAAGTAGTAAAGGTCAAATATTTTAACAATGTGGCAGAAGCCAAAGAATGGTTAAAAACGATTACCTAA
- a CDS encoding DUF1838 family protein: protein MKKISLSFFASAMVSLCTFAQNITFNQDIFNKFIEMRVGDGKKPVYWYCYGEVYSYPDGKLLSRMEGIDAANLIPVSKDSVIQLNRKIFVYTDAQTNQVLKEYNGQKVTHIEYPYQKITYVLQGDKMATYVEQGSGERITKMGPGYKTLARQIGDSYVFTSPVFLDWDTPRGKYEAYENYDFYYFPKKTKLQHRYQLSWVRYGDLPPFFGQGKKGIIQLVCYRVDSFDKIPEPIRSHIRNEATLWLAPPKNLEEIAQLQKGK from the coding sequence ATGAAAAAAATCAGCCTTTCTTTCTTTGCAAGTGCGATGGTAAGCCTCTGCACATTTGCGCAAAACATTACATTTAATCAGGACATTTTTAACAAGTTTATTGAAATGCGCGTTGGCGATGGCAAAAAGCCTGTGTATTGGTATTGCTACGGCGAGGTCTATTCATACCCCGATGGTAAGTTGCTTAGTCGCATGGAAGGGATAGACGCAGCCAACCTGATTCCGGTCAGCAAGGACAGTGTGATTCAGCTAAACCGCAAAATTTTCGTTTACACCGATGCTCAAACCAATCAGGTACTCAAAGAGTACAACGGGCAAAAGGTAACGCATATCGAGTACCCTTATCAGAAGATTACTTACGTATTGCAAGGGGACAAAATGGCCACTTACGTAGAACAAGGCAGCGGCGAGCGGATTACCAAAATGGGGCCGGGGTATAAAACTCTTGCCCGCCAAATAGGGGACAGCTACGTATTTACCTCGCCTGTTTTTTTGGATTGGGACACGCCCCGCGGCAAGTATGAAGCCTATGAAAACTACGATTTTTACTACTTCCCCAAAAAAACCAAGTTGCAACATCGCTATCAGTTGAGTTGGGTGCGCTACGGCGATTTGCCCCCTTTCTTCGGACAGGGTAAAAAAGGAATTATTCAGTTAGTTTGTTATCGGGTGGACAGTTTTGATAAAATTCCCGAACCTATCCGCTCGCATATCCGAAATGAGGCTACGCTATGGCTTGCACCGCCTAAAAATCTGGAAGAAATTGCTCAGCTCCAAAAAGGAAAATAA
- a CDS encoding flavin monoamine oxidase family protein — protein MSNINPSNHGGRREFIRQLGAASASLLFAPDFVGNWAADTRTDVLVLGGGISGLYAALQLQEKGYSVKVLEATNRIGGRLFTLDNVPGKPEVGGIEVGNGYKSILSLAEKVGVPIVAHPPAPPQARETALFVKGKLIGTQEWAAAENNLLAAAEKNILPAMLESYYTMKNIPFQQLEEWYSGKFKHLDIPYADFLRQKGASDEAIRLINVNANIHDVNQTSALHVLRSLSLRTIGGSTTTLRIAGGSSRLPEAVAARLKQAPETGKATARIVQKKGRVEVYCKDKSKYTARAVICTLPFTALRKIAMEVQSPDLQREAILNMPYIPISQVHMRPTEAFWEQDEMPPAMWTDSPLGRIFATYNEQGHVERLTAWMVGNEAANFDKLSGEDAKKFVLDEMKKIRPASAGNLEILYVNSWGNHPFNGGAYHQYAPGQISRWVPQLAKPAGSICFAGEHTCFTHTGMEGAAQSAERAVGEVMQILGK, from the coding sequence ATGAGTAACATTAATCCATCTAATCATGGCGGACGGCGCGAATTTATCCGCCAATTAGGCGCTGCAAGCGCATCATTGCTTTTTGCTCCCGACTTTGTCGGCAACTGGGCAGCAGATACCCGCACAGACGTACTCGTACTTGGCGGCGGCATTTCAGGCCTGTATGCTGCTTTGCAACTGCAAGAAAAAGGCTATTCCGTAAAAGTATTGGAAGCGACCAATCGCATTGGCGGGCGATTGTTCACCTTAGACAATGTGCCGGGCAAACCCGAAGTTGGTGGTATAGAAGTCGGTAATGGCTATAAATCTATTTTATCGCTGGCAGAAAAAGTCGGAGTACCTATCGTTGCGCACCCTCCTGCCCCTCCGCAAGCACGGGAAACAGCACTGTTTGTCAAAGGAAAACTCATCGGCACGCAAGAATGGGCAGCAGCAGAAAATAATTTATTGGCAGCAGCAGAAAAAAATATACTCCCCGCCATGTTAGAAAGCTACTATACCATGAAAAATATTCCATTTCAGCAGCTGGAAGAATGGTATAGCGGAAAATTTAAACATTTAGACATTCCTTATGCTGATTTCTTACGCCAAAAAGGCGCATCCGATGAAGCCATTCGGCTGATTAATGTTAATGCCAATATCCACGATGTCAATCAGACCTCGGCTCTGCACGTGCTGAGAAGTCTCAGCCTGCGCACCATTGGCGGCAGTACAACCACCTTACGCATAGCAGGCGGCAGCAGCAGACTCCCCGAAGCCGTAGCAGCGCGCCTCAAACAAGCACCTGAAACGGGAAAAGCCACTGCGCGAATCGTCCAAAAGAAAGGCCGCGTAGAGGTTTATTGCAAAGACAAAAGCAAATACACTGCGCGGGCGGTCATTTGTACACTGCCGTTTACTGCCTTGCGAAAAATTGCTATGGAAGTACAATCACCTGATTTACAGCGTGAAGCAATCCTGAATATGCCCTATATTCCCATTTCGCAGGTACACATGCGCCCAACGGAGGCATTTTGGGAACAGGATGAAATGCCCCCTGCTATGTGGACGGACAGCCCGCTGGGGCGAATTTTTGCCACTTACAACGAACAAGGCCATGTAGAGCGGCTTACGGCATGGATGGTTGGCAATGAAGCCGCAAATTTTGACAAACTGTCCGGAGAAGATGCCAAAAAATTTGTGCTTGACGAAATGAAAAAAATACGCCCTGCATCTGCCGGTAACTTAGAAATCCTGTATGTCAATTCATGGGGGAATCATCCGTTCAACGGCGGTGCTTATCACCAATATGCCCCCGGACAAATCAGCCGCTGGGTGCCACAACTGGCAAAACCGGCAGGCAGTATTTGCTTCGCCGGCGAGCATACCTGCTTCACACATACCGGCATGGAAGGAGCCGCCCAATCTGCGGAACGCGCAGTCGGCGAAGTAATGCAAATACTCGGCAAATAA